From a region of the Streptomyces sp. B21-083 genome:
- a CDS encoding YncE family protein — MPPTAITRALVTGAALTLLAGLAGCGTQAPDQPHRALGTVKPARPAVPAKPLARGLPGMPPVLDPRDVYAADRPGRLSPVVRDFPSRVYVPNTESDTVSVIDPKTYEVIETIHVGRQPQHVVPSWDLRTLWVNNDRGNTLTPIDPRTGKAGEPVDVHDPYNLYFTPNGKYAVVMASLDRELVFRDPHTMRIAKTVPVSCYGVNHADFSLDGRYFIVSCEFSGELLKVDTEKMKVVGQQKLPFEGAMPQDVKISPDGKRFYIADMMADGMWVLDGDKFTRPTLLPTGKGTHGLYVSRDSREMYVSNRGEGSVSVFDFDKGEVTRKWHLPDGGSPDMGGVSADGKVLWLSGRYNAEVYAIDTRTGKQLARIKVGRGPHGLAVYPQPGRYSLGHTGIFR; from the coding sequence ATGCCCCCCACCGCCATCACCCGCGCCCTCGTCACGGGGGCCGCACTCACCCTCCTCGCCGGACTCGCCGGCTGCGGCACCCAGGCCCCGGACCAGCCTCACCGCGCCCTCGGCACGGTCAAGCCCGCCAGGCCCGCCGTACCCGCCAAGCCCCTTGCCCGGGGGCTGCCCGGGATGCCGCCCGTCCTCGACCCCCGCGACGTCTACGCCGCCGACCGGCCGGGCCGACTCTCCCCGGTCGTCCGGGACTTCCCGTCCCGCGTCTACGTGCCCAACACCGAGTCCGACACCGTCTCCGTCATCGACCCGAAGACGTACGAGGTCATCGAGACGATCCACGTCGGCCGCCAGCCCCAACACGTCGTCCCCTCCTGGGACTTGAGGACTCTCTGGGTCAACAACGACCGCGGCAACACCCTCACGCCCATCGACCCGAGGACCGGGAAGGCGGGCGAGCCGGTCGACGTCCACGACCCGTACAACCTCTACTTCACGCCGAACGGCAAATACGCCGTCGTCATGGCCTCCCTCGACCGCGAGCTGGTCTTCCGAGACCCGCACACGATGAGGATCGCCAAGACCGTGCCCGTCAGCTGCTACGGCGTCAACCACGCGGACTTCTCCCTCGACGGCCGGTACTTCATCGTGTCCTGCGAGTTCAGCGGCGAGCTGCTGAAGGTCGACACGGAGAAGATGAAGGTCGTCGGACAGCAGAAGCTGCCGTTCGAGGGCGCGATGCCGCAGGACGTCAAGATCTCGCCGGACGGCAAACGGTTCTACATCGCCGACATGATGGCCGACGGCATGTGGGTCCTGGACGGCGACAAGTTCACCCGGCCCACCCTCCTGCCCACCGGCAAGGGCACCCACGGGCTGTACGTCAGCCGCGACTCCCGCGAGATGTACGTGTCCAACCGGGGCGAGGGCAGCGTCTCCGTCTTCGACTTCGACAAGGGCGAGGTCACGAGGAAGTGGCATCTGCCCGACGGCGGCAGCCCCGACATGGGCGGCGTCTCCGCGGACGGCAAGGTCCTCTGGCTGTCCGGCCGTTACAACGCCGAGGTCTACGCCATCGACACCCGGACCGGGAAGCAGCTCGCCCGTATCAAGGTGGGCAGGGGCCCGCACGGACTCGCCGTCTACCCGCAGCCCGGCCGCTATTCGCTCGGCCACACCGGCATCTTCCGCTGA
- a CDS encoding vWA domain-containing protein: MTQPVSRFVNQSPVPRFAVGPTKAREPHLAVVYATASGEVVCVDGRPLTPGQQVFSRYRTRYEVDMRPQHRSAVLRNNPLVSRDGVHAFEVTLSFTFRVDGWTGAEEFVRAGLTDPLPLVHGHLISLFHGAGQLFSIEDSFGLQRHLNQLCAAPAHLPQGLVVDGCRASVRPDTKALAFLESLIDADWKERQDAAAHMPAVGGAHRGGQLDAIKQGYEIESTKRQADSFAGMLTNSEGLIRHYLVTHPGDAAGAFEMSRQLESARMATAELQNQRALGLFQVMAEKGLIVAGDLDLLRQQLTGQVGMATGGHVPLSATAPTALPGARPWDAPAAAPAQLTAGAPQQAPAPAPAHQQTAPGQPQPGQTVPGQPQVYEPTLVVPVQPHTAAAPAAFSGAALIYLVLDESLDRGSVDELNRGLASLHSALSGAPGVSAALRLCVLGMAAATELRLPLDTVLPSTRTPILTGRPGLSYTHAFRTLQALLRQDVALVKTQRTQVLRPIVFFLTGGVPDEGTGWRTAYAELVDQDGSSVAPHLIALGLGGAEASTVRTLATRPEFGFMAAPHQDAASAAHSVAAFLRDTIVGYGQRLGAGDPQFALAAPDGFRSAEDAL; encoded by the coding sequence GTGACCCAGCCGGTGTCCAGATTCGTCAACCAGTCCCCGGTGCCGCGCTTCGCCGTCGGCCCCACCAAGGCGCGCGAACCCCACCTCGCCGTCGTCTACGCCACCGCCTCCGGCGAAGTGGTCTGCGTCGACGGCCGTCCGCTCACCCCCGGCCAGCAGGTCTTCTCCCGTTACCGCACGCGGTACGAGGTCGACATGCGCCCCCAGCACCGCAGCGCGGTCCTGCGCAACAACCCGCTGGTCTCCCGGGACGGTGTCCACGCCTTCGAGGTCACCCTCTCCTTCACCTTCCGCGTCGACGGCTGGACGGGCGCCGAGGAATTCGTACGGGCGGGCCTCACCGACCCGCTGCCCCTCGTCCACGGGCACCTGATCAGCCTGTTCCACGGCGCCGGCCAACTGTTCTCCATCGAGGACTCCTTCGGCCTCCAGCGCCATCTGAACCAGCTCTGCGCCGCCCCCGCCCACCTGCCCCAGGGGCTCGTCGTGGACGGCTGCCGGGCGTCCGTACGCCCCGACACCAAGGCGCTGGCCTTCCTGGAGTCGCTGATCGACGCAGACTGGAAGGAACGCCAGGACGCCGCCGCACACATGCCCGCGGTCGGCGGCGCCCACCGGGGTGGCCAGCTCGACGCCATCAAACAGGGCTACGAGATCGAGTCCACGAAACGGCAGGCCGACTCCTTCGCCGGCATGCTGACCAACAGCGAGGGCCTGATCCGGCACTACCTGGTCACGCACCCGGGCGACGCCGCCGGCGCTTTCGAGATGAGCCGCCAGCTGGAGTCGGCCCGGATGGCCACCGCCGAACTCCAGAACCAGCGCGCCCTGGGCCTGTTCCAGGTGATGGCCGAGAAAGGGCTGATCGTCGCCGGTGACCTCGACCTGCTGCGCCAACAGCTCACCGGGCAGGTCGGCATGGCCACCGGCGGCCACGTCCCCCTCTCGGCCACGGCACCTACCGCCCTGCCGGGCGCCCGCCCGTGGGACGCCCCGGCGGCGGCCCCGGCCCAGCTCACGGCGGGGGCCCCGCAGCAGGCGCCGGCACCCGCGCCCGCACACCAGCAGACGGCGCCGGGACAGCCGCAGCCGGGACAGACGGTTCCGGGACAGCCGCAGGTGTACGAACCCACGTTGGTGGTGCCGGTCCAGCCGCACACGGCTGCCGCCCCGGCCGCCTTCTCCGGCGCCGCGCTCATCTATCTCGTCCTGGACGAGTCCCTCGACCGGGGCTCCGTCGACGAACTCAACCGGGGCCTCGCCTCGCTGCACTCCGCGCTCTCCGGCGCCCCGGGCGTCTCCGCCGCGCTGCGGTTGTGCGTGCTGGGCATGGCCGCCGCCACGGAACTGAGGCTGCCCCTGGACACGGTGCTGCCCAGCACCCGCACCCCGATCCTCACCGGGCGCCCCGGACTGTCGTACACCCACGCCTTCCGCACCCTCCAGGCGCTGCTGCGGCAGGACGTCGCCCTGGTGAAGACGCAGCGTACGCAGGTGCTGCGGCCGATCGTCTTCTTCCTCACCGGCGGTGTCCCCGACGAGGGCACCGGCTGGCGGACCGCGTACGCCGAACTCGTCGACCAGGACGGCAGCTCGGTGGCCCCCCACCTGATCGCCCTCGGACTGGGCGGCGCCGAGGCATCGACGGTACGGACGCTGGCCACCCGTCCCGAGTTCGGCTTCATGGCTGCCCCGCACCAGGACGCGGCCTCGGCCGCCCACAGCGTCGCCGCCTTCCTGCGGGACACGATCGTCGGCTACGGACAGCGACTCGGCGCGGGCGACCCGCAGTTCGCCCTCGCGGCGCCGGACGGGTTCCGGTCGGCGGAGGACGCGCTGTGA
- a CDS encoding helix-turn-helix domain-containing protein — MIDDGTGYLTIGELARATGLTVRTIRYWSDEGALPPVTRSSGGYRLYDAGSVARLELIRTLRELGLGLDHVRAVLAGETTVAEVAATHVSALDAQIRTLRVTRAVLSSVARRGSTAEEMTLMNKLARLSAAERKRIMEEFVDEMFHGLDTADPVIRERMRNIAADLPDDPTPEQVDAWVELAELLRDPEFKARMRAVAEFNAADRGHDIEDGASLWFAQRMIKLAVDARARGVDPGDPEAEEVLRDLLGDAHPADVLARLESPANETVARYRELLLAVKGQEPPAAHRAEFAWVVAALRAHLAS, encoded by the coding sequence ATGATCGACGACGGCACCGGATATCTCACCATCGGCGAGCTGGCCCGGGCCACCGGACTGACCGTACGCACCATCCGTTACTGGTCGGACGAGGGGGCCCTGCCGCCCGTGACCAGGTCGTCCGGCGGCTACCGGCTGTACGACGCCGGCTCCGTGGCCCGCCTCGAACTGATCCGCACCCTGCGTGAGCTGGGCCTCGGCCTGGACCACGTACGCGCGGTGCTGGCCGGGGAGACGACGGTCGCGGAGGTGGCCGCCACGCATGTGTCGGCGCTGGACGCGCAGATCCGGACGCTGCGGGTGACCCGTGCGGTGCTGTCTTCCGTCGCGAGACGCGGTTCCACCGCGGAGGAGATGACGCTCATGAACAAACTGGCGCGGCTGTCGGCCGCCGAACGCAAGCGGATCATGGAGGAGTTCGTGGACGAGATGTTCCACGGCCTCGACACGGCGGACCCGGTGATCCGTGAGCGGATGCGGAACATCGCCGCCGACCTGCCGGACGACCCGACGCCCGAACAGGTCGACGCCTGGGTGGAGTTGGCCGAGCTGTTGCGGGACCCGGAGTTCAAGGCGCGGATGCGGGCGGTGGCGGAGTTCAACGCCGCCGACCGGGGCCATGACATCGAGGACGGCGCGTCCCTGTGGTTCGCCCAGCGGATGATCAAGCTGGCGGTCGATGCCCGGGCGCGGGGCGTCGACCCCGGCGACCCGGAGGCCGAGGAGGTCCTGCGGGACCTGCTGGGCGACGCCCACCCCGCCGACGTACTCGCCCGTCTGGAGTCGCCCGCGAACGAAACGGTCGCCCGCTATCGCGAGTTGCTGCTCGCGGTGAAGGGCCAGGAACCGCCCGCCGCGCACCGTGCGGAGTTCGCGTGGGTGGTCGCGGCGCTGCGCGCCCACTTGGCCAGCTAA
- a CDS encoding polysaccharide deacetylase family protein — translation MVRVTTNDRRAVLRAGAGIVASGVLTAGCATGAGTGGAAAHPAALPSRTPATRAPAAAPAPLLHYPAQISHGPRDRPRVALTFHGNGDPATAHALLSAAEKHGSRVTVLAVGTWLDAHPGLARRVLDGGHELGNHTLRHLDINNMPEADADAEIRGCAERLKRLTGSVGTWFRPSRAPRASPLVERLARRAGYPHVLSYDVDPLDFTSPGAPAVVRNVMAGVRAGSIVSLHFGYADTVAAFPGLLHELDRRGLRAVTTTELLT, via the coding sequence ATGGTGCGGGTGACCACGAACGACCGCCGGGCAGTGCTGCGCGCGGGTGCCGGGATCGTCGCCTCGGGGGTGCTGACCGCCGGGTGCGCGACCGGTGCCGGCACCGGCGGTGCCGCCGCTCATCCGGCCGCCCTCCCGTCCCGTACGCCGGCAACCCGTGCCCCCGCCGCCGCCCCTGCCCCGCTTCTCCACTACCCCGCACAGATCTCCCACGGACCCCGCGACCGCCCCCGTGTCGCCCTCACCTTCCACGGCAACGGCGACCCCGCCACCGCCCACGCCCTGCTCTCCGCCGCCGAGAAACACGGCTCCCGCGTCACCGTGCTCGCCGTCGGGACCTGGCTCGACGCGCATCCCGGCCTAGCTCGCCGCGTCCTCGATGGCGGTCATGAACTCGGCAACCACACCCTGCGGCACCTCGACATCAACAACATGCCGGAGGCGGACGCCGATGCCGAGATCAGGGGGTGCGCCGAGCGGCTGAAGAGGCTCACCGGGTCCGTCGGCACCTGGTTCAGGCCCTCGCGCGCGCCCCGCGCCTCCCCGCTCGTCGAACGGCTCGCCCGCCGGGCCGGCTACCCGCACGTCCTGTCGTACGACGTCGACCCCCTCGACTTCACGTCGCCCGGCGCCCCCGCCGTCGTACGCAACGTCATGGCCGGCGTCCGCGCCGGATCGATCGTGAGCCTGCACTTCGGCTACGCGGACACGGTTGCCGCGTTCCCCGGCCTCCTCCACGAACTCGACCGTCGCGGCCTGCGCGCGGTGACCACCACGGAGTTGCTGACCTGA
- a CDS encoding EF-hand domain-containing protein, with product MADIEEARKQFERIDTNGDGVITAAEFKTALAQAGDWNVTESVAEVIIASRDLDGDKLLSFDEFWTYLNK from the coding sequence GTGGCGGACATCGAGGAAGCACGCAAGCAGTTCGAGCGTATCGACACGAACGGTGACGGGGTCATCACGGCCGCCGAGTTCAAGACCGCCCTGGCACAGGCGGGCGACTGGAACGTCACCGAGTCCGTGGCCGAGGTCATCATCGCCTCCCGCGACCTCGACGGCGACAAGCTCCTGTCGTTCGACGAGTTCTGGACGTACCTGAACAAGTGA
- a CDS encoding beta-N-acetylglucosaminidase domain-containing protein yields the protein MRQWPTPPALLLGAALALLGLLLASVLTDGSQDPAAPESTTGSNRSSTSAPPAPEDETVAQLPSRVPALWPAPRSVRPGRGTVRIGGTVALHSDSGTDAATLDTVARTLREAGVHQVRYGDRAQRNELLLTIASSVTQDSDEASTTLHTLGFEPPKTLPPSGYVLAAGADDKGRPRIVLAGADPAGAFYAAQTLAQLVRPVDSSAPRTELPAVHIRDWPATTTRGIVEGFYGTPWTQRQRLEQLDFAARWKLNTYIYTPKDDPYLRARWRDPYPAYRLTVLRTLVQRATTDHITFVHAISPGPTVCYSSPTDTAALTRKFRQLWDIGVRAFAVPLDDIDISRWNCSRDQSAYGAGKAAVARAQADLLNRVQRAFVGTHRGAAPLITVPTEYTGGRSSAYKRTLAARLDPAVTVMWTGAQAVSPTLRTVQAREARSTYAHPVLVWDNYPVNDYTPGHLLLGPYEGRDRTLPGTVAGLTANPMNQASASAPALFSLAAYTWNPARYRPEAALDAGLATLAAGDTRALTALRAFADVNRASRVNAVQAPQLAALTAAYWRGGATAEKALRNRLTVLAAARDTVPAAFRSAASPWLACASDWARAALGAMAVHEGGGSRSEVRALRAAARAHTVLNWQGRTREVEVGAGVLDTFVARALAET from the coding sequence GTGCGTCAATGGCCCACCCCTCCAGCGCTGTTGCTAGGCGCCGCGCTGGCCCTGCTCGGCCTGCTCCTGGCGAGCGTCCTCACCGACGGCTCCCAGGACCCCGCCGCCCCCGAAAGCACCACGGGAAGCAACCGGTCGTCCACCTCCGCCCCACCGGCCCCGGAGGACGAAACGGTGGCCCAACTCCCGTCCCGGGTACCCGCGTTGTGGCCCGCCCCGCGAAGCGTGCGTCCCGGCCGGGGCACGGTGCGGATCGGTGGAACGGTGGCCCTGCACTCCGACTCCGGGACGGACGCGGCGACCCTCGACACGGTCGCCCGGACCCTCCGTGAGGCGGGCGTCCACCAGGTCCGTTACGGCGACCGCGCACAGCGGAACGAACTGCTGCTCACCATCGCCTCCAGCGTCACCCAGGACTCTGACGAAGCGTCAACAACGTTACATACCCTCGGATTTGAGCCACCGAAGACACTGCCGCCGTCCGGCTACGTCCTCGCCGCCGGAGCCGACGACAAGGGCCGCCCCCGCATCGTGCTCGCCGGCGCCGACCCGGCCGGCGCCTTTTACGCGGCCCAGACCCTGGCCCAGCTGGTGCGTCCCGTCGACTCCTCCGCACCCCGCACCGAACTGCCCGCCGTACACATCCGCGACTGGCCCGCCACCACGACCCGGGGCATCGTCGAGGGTTTCTACGGAACCCCCTGGACCCAGCGACAGCGCCTGGAGCAGCTGGACTTCGCGGCCCGCTGGAAGCTGAACACGTACATCTACACACCGAAGGACGACCCCTATCTGCGCGCCCGCTGGCGCGACCCGTACCCCGCCTACCGGCTGACCGTGTTACGCACCCTGGTCCAGCGGGCCACCACCGACCACATCACCTTCGTCCATGCCATCTCCCCCGGCCCCACCGTCTGTTACTCCTCCCCCACCGACACCGCCGCGCTCACCCGCAAGTTCCGGCAGCTGTGGGACATCGGGGTGCGGGCGTTCGCCGTGCCCCTCGACGACATCGACATCAGCCGCTGGAACTGCTCCCGCGACCAGTCGGCGTACGGCGCCGGCAAGGCGGCCGTCGCACGCGCGCAGGCCGATCTCCTCAACCGGGTCCAGCGCGCGTTCGTCGGCACGCACCGAGGGGCGGCGCCGCTCATCACCGTGCCCACGGAGTACACAGGGGGTCGGTCCAGCGCGTACAAGCGCACCCTCGCCGCCCGCCTCGACCCGGCCGTCACCGTGATGTGGACCGGCGCCCAGGCCGTCTCCCCCACGCTGCGCACCGTCCAGGCCCGCGAGGCCCGGAGCACCTACGCCCACCCGGTGCTGGTCTGGGACAACTACCCGGTCAACGACTACACCCCGGGCCACCTTCTGCTGGGCCCCTACGAGGGCCGCGACCGCACACTGCCGGGCACGGTCGCCGGCCTCACCGCCAACCCGATGAACCAGGCCAGCGCCTCCGCCCCGGCCCTGTTCTCCCTGGCGGCCTACACCTGGAACCCGGCGAGGTACCGCCCCGAGGCCGCCCTCGACGCGGGCCTCGCCACCCTGGCCGCCGGCGACACCCGCGCCCTGACGGCCCTGCGCGCCTTCGCCGACGTCAACCGCGCCTCCCGCGTCAACGCCGTACAGGCGCCCCAGCTGGCGGCGCTGACGGCGGCGTACTGGCGGGGCGGCGCCACCGCCGAAAAGGCCCTGCGCAACCGGCTGACGGTGCTGGCCGCGGCCCGCGACACCGTCCCGGCCGCCTTCCGCTCGGCGGCGTCACCGTGGCTGGCCTGCGCTAGCGACTGGGCACGGGCCGCGCTGGGCGCGATGGCCGTCCACGAGGGCGGGGGCAGCCGCTCCGAGGTCAGGGCCCTGCGCGCCGCCGCCCGCGCCCACACGGTCCTCAACTGGCAGGGCCGCACCCGCGAGGTCGAGGTCGGTGCGGGCGTCCTGGACACGTTCGTGGCCCGCGCACTCGCGGAGACATGA
- a CDS encoding ADP-ribosyltransferase, protein MITTRLRRRTAAVALSLAAVFATSAATPPAAAPKAFTRAAAPSCPQFDDPIKAAVDRRVDVDRITPEPVWRKTCGTLYRSDGRGPEIVFAEGLKPRDVVNGQYDIEKYVLVNQPSPYVSTTYDHDLYKTWWKSGYNYYIDAPGGVDVNKTIGDTHKWADQVEVAFPGGIERKYIIGVCPVNKTTKVEIMSGCESNPHFEAWH, encoded by the coding sequence ATGATCACAACTCGCCTGCGGCGGCGGACCGCTGCCGTCGCCCTCTCCCTGGCCGCCGTCTTCGCGACCTCGGCCGCCACCCCGCCCGCCGCCGCCCCGAAGGCCTTCACGAGGGCAGCTGCCCCGAGCTGCCCCCAGTTCGACGACCCGATCAAGGCCGCCGTGGACCGCCGCGTCGACGTCGACCGCATCACGCCCGAGCCGGTCTGGCGCAAGACCTGCGGCACCCTCTACCGCAGCGACGGCCGCGGCCCCGAGATCGTCTTCGCGGAGGGCCTCAAGCCGAGGGACGTCGTCAACGGCCAGTACGACATCGAGAAGTACGTCCTGGTCAACCAGCCCTCCCCGTACGTCTCCACGACGTACGACCACGACCTGTACAAGACATGGTGGAAGTCGGGCTACAACTACTACATCGACGCCCCGGGCGGCGTGGACGTCAACAAGACCATCGGCGACACCCACAAATGGGCCGACCAGGTCGAGGTGGCCTTCCCCGGCGGTATCGAGCGGAAGTACATCATCGGCGTCTGCCCGGTGAACAAGACCACCAAGGTCGAGATCATGAGCGGCTGCGAGAGCAACCCGCACTTCGAGGCGTGGCACTGA
- a CDS encoding GNAT family N-acetyltransferase encodes MGETLQDILDAVARGVFPPPDGRTTIVPQASHRDAGVLAFTAHAVVFTDEDPDWVRRTLAGVNSDALSAPMNPRFLTALMDRTGRSNETIDLLAVAAPLQGDPPLTLTEFDDPGHHRIARAHKHRDDVRVWAADGGLLILGRGVSGRLEAAVEVPEAVRHRGLGRALASSARHLSDGEPVWAQLAPGNARSVRAFQAAGFVPVGGEALLLAP; translated from the coding sequence GTGGGGGAAACGCTGCAGGACATTCTCGACGCCGTGGCGCGGGGTGTCTTCCCGCCCCCCGACGGCCGTACGACCATCGTGCCCCAGGCGTCCCACCGCGACGCCGGGGTCCTGGCCTTCACCGCGCACGCGGTCGTCTTCACCGACGAGGACCCGGACTGGGTACGCCGGACCCTGGCCGGCGTCAACAGCGACGCGCTCTCCGCTCCGATGAACCCGCGCTTCCTGACCGCCCTCATGGACCGCACGGGCCGCTCGAACGAGACGATCGATCTCCTCGCGGTCGCCGCCCCGCTCCAGGGGGACCCGCCCCTGACGCTGACTGAGTTCGACGACCCCGGCCATCACCGGATCGCCCGGGCCCACAAGCACCGCGACGACGTCAGGGTGTGGGCCGCCGACGGCGGGCTCCTCATCCTCGGTCGCGGCGTCTCGGGCCGGCTGGAGGCCGCGGTCGAGGTGCCGGAGGCGGTACGGCACCGGGGTCTGGGCCGGGCCCTGGCGTCCTCGGCACGCCACCTGAGCGACGGCGAGCCGGTCTGGGCCCAACTGGCCCCGGGGAACGCCCGCAGCGTACGGGCGTTCCAGGCGGCGGGGTTCGTACCGGTGGGCGGAGAGGCGTTGCTGCTCGCGCCCTAG